GCCTAGTGGCAAAATCTGTACACTTTCACTGTCCTTTAATAATGACGGGCCTTTGGGGACTTTCTTCCGCTATATCTGCGATAACGGCACCTATGTAGCGCGTTATGACGACCTATTTGACGGGCATGATGCGCCAATCGACGTGTCAAAAGTCGATGTGTCGATGAATGGTATCGAACTGATTGACCGCGAATTTATCAGCGCCATCAAAGAAGGACGTGAGCCTAACGGCAGTCTGGCACAATGTCTGCCAGCGATGCAGGTGATGCACATGATCGAAGAAAAGATGAGCGCATAGTGAGCAACCAGACCGCCATTCCCTATATGCAGATGCGCGGCGGCAGTTCCAAAGGTGTTTATTTTCTGGCCACTGACCTGCCTGCCGACCCGATCACGCGTGACAATGTATTGAAATGGGTGATGGGGGCATATGGTGACCCGCGCCAGATTGACGGACTTGGCGGCGCCGATCCACTGACGTCGAAAATTGCGATTATTGAAGCGTCATCGCATGATGGCTGTGATATCGATTACAGCTTTGTGCAGGCACTTGTTGGCGAGGATCGTCTTGATGATACGCCCAATTGCGGCAATTTGCTGTCGGCGGTGGGTGCCTTTGCGCTGGAAAGCGGCCTGCTTTCGCGCAATGGAAGCGACGCCGATATTGATGTCTTTATGACCAATAGTGGCAAAAGATGCCGCCTTCGCTTTCCCATCAAGAACGGCCTGCCTGTCTATGATGGGGCGGCGCGCATAGATGGCGTGTTTGGCACGTCAGCCCCGGTGGTCTGTCATTATGCCGATCTCGCCGGTTCTGCCTGCGGTTCTTTATGGCCAACAGGCGCAGTCCGTGATGAATTTCTGGGCTATAGCGCCAGCTGTGTTGATAATGGCATGCCCGTTGTCGCTTTGCGTGCCGAAGAATTTGGTATTAGCGGTCTGGAAACACCAGATGCGTTGAATGCGAATGATGATTTAAAACAAAAGCTGGAGGCGGTGCGATTGCTGGCAGGTGAAGCCATGGGGCTTGGCGACGTTGCGGGCAAGGCCGTGCCAAAGATGTGCCTGATTTCAGCGCCCATCAATGGCGGCACGATCCATACACGCACCTTTATCCCAAAGACATGCCACAAGGCCATTGGCGTGCTTGGTGCAGTCTCGGCGGCTACAGCAGCGATACATCCCGATAGCGCCGTATATGATCTTGCCATCATGCCACAGATACAGATAGAGCCACAGACAGATACGCAAGAGACACTGACAGATGTGACAATAGAGCATCCGTCAGGTGTTTTTGATGTCACGCTGCGGTTGTCGGCAGGTCATGATTTTGAAATCATGGGCGCAGGCTTGCTGCGGACTGCACGCTTGCTGGCGCGTGGTGAGGTTTTTGTCCCCATGTCAGTCTGGAAAGGTGCGTAAAATGACGGATATATCAGATGCGAAAATGGTAGATAAAAAAAGCTGTATGCCGCCCGATCCCGATACACGCACCCCCGTTTTCAAGGCACCGGCCAAAGCGTGCGACGCGCATTGCCATGTATTTGGCCCGCATGATCTGTTTCCCTATCACCCAAGCTCGACCTATCATCCCCCCGATGGCCCTCGCGAGAAACTGGCCGAACTGCATGGTAAGCTGGGCATTGAGCGCGCCGTCATCGTGCAGGCCAGTTGTCATGGCCCTGATAATCGGGCGATGCTAGATGCGATCAAGCATAATCCAGATAATTACCGCGGTGTATGTATCGCGAATGACAGCTTTTCAGATGAAGATTTTGCCGATCTGGATGCAGGCGGTGTTCGCGGTGTGCGTTTTAACTTTGTCACGCATCTAGGCGGCACCCCCGATCTGGAGATGATGAAGCGTGTGCTTGAGCGTGTACAGCCGCTGGGCTGGCATCTGGTGATTCATGTAAATGCCGAAGATATCATCAGCTTTCAGGATTTCTTTCTGCAATTCGATATGGATATCATCGTCGATCATATGGGGCGTGTGCCGACCAGTGCCGGCGTGCATCAAGACGCCTTTCAGATTCTGAAACGGTTTATGGAACGCGAAAACTGGTGGGTAAAAATATGTGGGTCGGAACGTATTTCAGCCGCGGGGCCACCCTTTTATGACGCGGTGCCCTATGCACAGGAATTGGTAGAGATTGCGCCAGACCGCACGCTATGGGGTACTGACTGGCCACATCCGAATATCAAAAAATTCATGCCCAATGATGGTGATCTGCTTGATCTGGTACCGCTGCTGGCGCGTGATGAAACTTTGCAACGCAAAATTCTGGTTGATAATCCGGCGCGGCTTTATGGGTTTGACGACGCATAATACCCGCGGGGGTGAAAGGAAAGATAATGATTATTGATTGCCACGGCCATTACACGACAACACCGCCAGGTGTCGAAGCCTATCGCAATGCGCAGAAAGAGGCTTTGGCGCAAAATCCCGATCATCTTTTTGAAAAAGGCACAATGGCGGTATCAGATGATCAAATCCGCGACTCTATTGCCAATAACCAGCTCAAACTGCAACAGGAACGCGGCACCGATCTGACAATCTTTTCACCGCGCGCAAGCTGGATGGGGCACCATGTCGGCAATGCCAGCACATCGGCCGCATGGACAGCGCATTGCAATGATCTGATCAAACGTGTCTGTACATTGTTTCCAGACAATTTTGCCCCGGTCTGTCAGTTGCCGCAAAGCCCGGGCACCAGCATCGATAACAGCATTGCCGAATTGACCCGCTGTGTAGAGGAAATGGGCTTTATCGGTTGTAATCTGAATCCTGATCCGTCGGGTGGGTTCTGGCAGGATGCGCGCTTGAGTGACCGCTACTGGTATCCGTTTTATGAAAAAATGGTTGAATATGATGTGCCCGCCATGATCCATGTATCAGGCGCATGCCAGCATTCACTGGATACGACATCAAGCTATTATCTGGGTGCCGACACCACCGCCTTTGTGCATTTCATGTTTTCAGATGTTTTTGTCGATTTTCCCGAGCTGAAATTCATCATCCCGCATGGTGGTGGCGCGGTACCGTATCATTGGGGACGGTTTCGCGGCATTGCCCAGGATAAGGGGCTTGGCGATCTAAATGAACGGGTGCTGAATAATATCTTTTTTGACACATGCGTCTATCACCAGCGTGGTATTGATCTGTTGCTGGATGTGATACCAGTCAAGAATATACTGTTTGCTTCGGAAATGATTGGCGCGGTGCGCGGCATTGATCCGCATAGCGGGCATTATTATGACGATACAAAGCGCTATATCGATGGTAATAAGGCGCTGGATGACGCGCAGAAGAAAATGATCTTTGAGGGTAATGCCCGTGCGGTATTTAGCCGGTTGACGCTATAGAAAGCGCTTTTTTGCAACAAAAATGTAACATTATGTGGTTACACTTTTTATTTTAATAAGAGGGTTTATTAGTTTGCTTATGTTTCGTGCTTTTGTGGGTTGGATTATCTTTATCGCTGTTATCGCTTTGGCTATCATAAGCAATGACTCGGCGCGTCATTTCATCGATCTACCATCATTACTGGTTGTCGCGCTTGGCATGATTGCCTTTATGATCGCCGCACCATCGGGCCTGATCAACCGGCTGGAATATGCCGCAAGCGGCGCGGTCACATCTGGCTGGCTTGGCTTTGTCATAGGGCTTGTCATTACTCTGCGGAATGCTGAATCTTTCGAAGCTACTGCGATTGCACCAGCATTATCGATCATGGTTCTGCCGGTTTTCTATGGCTATATGATCTCGGTTTTGATGAGCTTTATGGTCAATGCGTTAGACGATACGTCAGACGAGTTGTAGCCTAGGCTCCGACATGAAAGTGGTATAAAAACATGAAACGGCGTATCATTACGTCAGACGACATGCGCGCTGCGTATGGGGATAATACTAATGGCCAAAGACAACTATAATGAAAAAGACTGGCTGGCGTTAGAAATCGAAGAAACGCTGGAAGAAATGTTTGAGACTGAATTCAGCGAACCCATGCTGTCGCCTGAACTTCGGGAGGCTCTACGCACGCGCAACGCCAATCATCTTGATAATCAGACCTATTACCGGAACCTGTTGCGCCTGCAATCGGAAATGATCAAGTTACAGGATTGGGTGGTTGCAAATAACGCCAAGATACTGATCATTTGCGAAGGCCGTGATAGCGCTGGCAAAGGCGGCGTGATCAAACGGATCACCCAGCGTATGGACCCCCGTGTTGCGCGTGTGGTGGCGCTGCCCAAACCATCCGAGCGCGAATTAAGCCAATGGTATTTTCAGCGCTATGTGCCGCATCTGCCAGCCGGGGGTGAAATCGTGCTGTTTGACCGGTCCTGGTATAACCGCGCTGGTGTCGAACGCGTCATGGGCTTTGCCAGTGACGAACAGGTTGAACAGTTTTTTCAGGATGTAACCGAATTTGAACGGATGCTGATCCGTTCGGGTGTTATCGTACTTAAATACTGGTTTTCAATTACCGATGAAGAACAGCAATTACGGTTCCAGATGCGCATCGAAGATCCGATGAAACAATGGAAATTATCACCTATTGATCTGGAAGCGCGTATCCGCTGGGAACAATATACCACCGCCAAGGAAGAAATGTTCGAACGCACATCCTTTCCCGAAGCGCCATGGTATATTGTCGAAGG
This window of the Candidatus Puniceispirillum marinum IMCC1322 genome carries:
- the ppk2 gene encoding polyphosphate kinase 2; this encodes MAKDNYNEKDWLALEIEETLEEMFETEFSEPMLSPELREALRTRNANHLDNQTYYRNLLRLQSEMIKLQDWVVANNAKILIICEGRDSAGKGGVIKRITQRMDPRVARVVALPKPSERELSQWYFQRYVPHLPAGGEIVLFDRSWYNRAGVERVMGFASDEQVEQFFQDVTEFERMLIRSGVIVLKYWFSITDEEQQLRFQMRIEDPMKQWKLSPIDLEARIRWEQYTTAKEEMFERTSFPEAPWYIVEGNDKKRERLNCMEHILSKINYHEIPHEKVTLPKRVFKPNYERRVLPDDLYVPKVY
- a CDS encoding PrpF domain-containing protein; this translates as MSASDAGDAHDRRKDERIVSNQTAIPYMQMRGGSSKGVYFLATDLPADPITRDNVLKWVMGAYGDPRQIDGLGGADPLTSKIAIIEASSHDGCDIDYSFVQALVGEDRLDDTPNCGNLLSAVGAFALESGLLSRNGSDADIDVFMTNSGKRCRLRFPIKNGLPVYDGAARIDGVFGTSAPVVCHYADLAGSACGSLWPTGAVRDEFLGYSASCVDNGMPVVALRAEEFGISGLETPDALNANDDLKQKLEAVRLLAGEAMGLGDVAGKAVPKMCLISAPINGGTIHTRTFIPKTCHKAIGVLGAVSAATAAIHPDSAVYDLAIMPQIQIEPQTDTQETLTDVTIEHPSGVFDVTLRLSAGHDFEIMGAGLLRTARLLARGEVFVPMSVWKGA
- a CDS encoding amidohydrolase family protein; protein product: MIIDCHGHYTTTPPGVEAYRNAQKEALAQNPDHLFEKGTMAVSDDQIRDSIANNQLKLQQERGTDLTIFSPRASWMGHHVGNASTSAAWTAHCNDLIKRVCTLFPDNFAPVCQLPQSPGTSIDNSIAELTRCVEEMGFIGCNLNPDPSGGFWQDARLSDRYWYPFYEKMVEYDVPAMIHVSGACQHSLDTTSSYYLGADTTAFVHFMFSDVFVDFPELKFIIPHGGGAVPYHWGRFRGIAQDKGLGDLNERVLNNIFFDTCVYHQRGIDLLLDVIPVKNILFASEMIGAVRGIDPHSGHYYDDTKRYIDGNKALDDAQKKMIFEGNARAVFSRLTL
- a CDS encoding amidohydrolase family protein, yielding MTDISDAKMVDKKSCMPPDPDTRTPVFKAPAKACDAHCHVFGPHDLFPYHPSSTYHPPDGPREKLAELHGKLGIERAVIVQASCHGPDNRAMLDAIKHNPDNYRGVCIANDSFSDEDFADLDAGGVRGVRFNFVTHLGGTPDLEMMKRVLERVQPLGWHLVIHVNAEDIISFQDFFLQFDMDIIVDHMGRVPTSAGVHQDAFQILKRFMERENWWVKICGSERISAAGPPFYDAVPYAQELVEIAPDRTLWGTDWPHPNIKKFMPNDGDLLDLVPLLARDETLQRKILVDNPARLYGFDDA